A window of Gudongella oleilytica genomic DNA:
AGCGGAAACCATATTATTGCCGGGAGACCCATTGAGAGCGAAATTTATTGCGGAGAATTTCTTTGAGGATCCGGTTCAGTTCAACACAGTAAGAAATATGTTCGGCTACACAGGGACCTATAAAGGGAAGAAAATCTCGGTAATGGGAACAGGCATGGGAGTTCCTTCGATCGGGATATATTCCTATGAGCTGATCCATTTCTATGGAGTTAAGAACCTTATAAGGGTAGGCTCCTGTGGTGCATTGCAGGGAAATCTGAAGCTTTATGACGTAATAATTGGAATGGGGGCAAGTACAAACTCCAGCTATGCACATCAGTATGGCTTGCCTGGGACGTACTCAGCTACAGCATCCTGGGATCTGATGTACAAGGCAGTAAAAGTAGCCGAGGAAAAGGGGATCCCGGTACATGTGGGGAACATCCTTACCAGCGATACCTTCTATTCAGCAGATACGGATTCGATCGCAAAATGGCAGAGTATGAACATTCTGGCGGTTGAGATGGAATCATTTGCCCTATACTGCAATGCTGCACATGCAGGGGTAAATGCCCTTACAATACTGACTGTAAGCGACTCTATCGTG
This region includes:
- the deoD gene encoding purine-nucleoside phosphorylase, which gives rise to MTTPHNSAVRGDIAETILLPGDPLRAKFIAENFFEDPVQFNTVRNMFGYTGTYKGKKISVMGTGMGVPSIGIYSYELIHFYGVKNLIRVGSCGALQGNLKLYDVIIGMGASTNSSYAHQYGLPGTYSATASWDLMYKAVKVAEEKGIPVHVGNILTSDTFYSADTDSIAKWQSMNILAVEMESFALYCNAAHAGVNALTILTVSDSIVNKEETTPEEREKSFTRMMEIALELA